Proteins encoded in a region of the Aquipuribacter hungaricus genome:
- a CDS encoding DUF2231 domain-containing protein, with translation MLLEISGLPLHPLVVHAVVVLLPLATLGALAVAARPRWAGAYGPLVTVLAVVGAVAAFVAQQAGEALQAHLLSQGDPLDGFGDHSALGHMVLYLGVAFALAAVVSTVLARRAGAGSRPHRVAAWLAAGLGVAATAYAYLAGESGASSVWGYLFA, from the coding sequence ATGCTCCTGGAGATCTCCGGCCTTCCCCTGCACCCCCTCGTCGTCCACGCCGTCGTCGTGCTGCTGCCGCTGGCGACGCTCGGCGCCCTGGCCGTCGCGGCGCGCCCGCGGTGGGCCGGGGCCTACGGGCCGCTCGTCACGGTGCTCGCGGTCGTCGGGGCGGTCGCGGCCTTCGTCGCCCAGCAGGCGGGCGAGGCGCTCCAGGCGCACCTGCTCAGCCAGGGCGACCCGCTCGACGGCTTCGGCGACCACTCGGCCCTGGGCCACATGGTGCTGTACCTGGGCGTGGCGTTCGCGCTCGCGGCCGTGGTGAGCACCGTCCTGGCGCGACGGGCCGGTGCCGGCAGCCGGCCGCACCGCGTCGCCGCCTGGCTCGCGGCCGGGCTCGGCGTGGCCGCGACCGCGTACGCCTACCTGGCGGGCGAGTCGGGGGCGTCGTCGGTGTGGGGCTACCTCTTCGCCTGA